The Halobacillus amylolyticus nucleotide sequence CAATAAAAACGGCTGGATACGTTTCTGCAAGAACACCAGACCGTTCGATAGTCTTACGACGTCCACCGTTTGCTTTTAATGTTAAACGTTTACCAATTTGCCCCTCAAGGGATTGTTTGATTTCTACTAACGTTTTAGCCACTATACTCCACCTCACTAATAAGAATATACCACGATTC carries:
- the veg gene encoding biofilm formation stimulator Veg translates to MAKTLVEIKQSLEGQIGKRLTLKANGGRRKTIERSGVLAETYPAVFIVELDQEENAFERVSYSYADVLTETVELNFDDLSTMAMEQ